The Candidatus Sulfotelmatobacter sp. genome has a segment encoding these proteins:
- a CDS encoding putative Ig domain-containing protein — protein MLLLAGCSSQPKSHVAARHDAGLSLAPDPATTANRIAVVFADRRLEPAGCRFEWRRNGNLIYDASTDGLDPTFFSKNDEITVTVSAPGSGNAPARNLSASVTVVNTPPKITSATLVPSTETGAAELKVNVESVDPDRDLLTYTYRWFKNNVPIESATGSSLSLSRVSRGDQVAAEVVAHDDVSASAAVRTQPFSVNNRPPVFTSQPIAPTQRDLVFQYHAVANDPDGDPLRYALVSGPTGMNVDPDGTTTWTLPTGEDRQGGFPVSLSATDSKGGVATQDFTIQLTPLPAKK, from the coding sequence GTGCTTCTTCTCGCCGGCTGCTCGAGCCAGCCGAAGAGCCACGTGGCGGCGCGCCACGATGCCGGCCTCAGCCTGGCGCCCGACCCGGCCACGACCGCGAACCGGATTGCGGTGGTGTTCGCGGATCGTCGCCTCGAGCCGGCGGGATGTCGATTCGAGTGGCGGCGCAACGGCAACCTGATCTACGACGCCTCGACCGACGGGCTCGACCCGACCTTCTTCTCCAAGAACGACGAGATCACGGTGACGGTGAGCGCCCCGGGGTCTGGAAACGCCCCGGCGCGGAACCTGTCGGCCAGCGTGACGGTGGTGAATACGCCGCCCAAGATCACCAGCGCGACGCTGGTCCCATCCACGGAGACCGGAGCGGCCGAGCTCAAGGTCAACGTCGAGAGCGTGGACCCCGATCGCGACTTGCTCACTTACACCTATCGGTGGTTCAAGAACAACGTGCCGATCGAGAGCGCGACCGGCTCGAGCCTGTCGCTGAGCCGCGTCTCGCGCGGCGATCAGGTTGCCGCCGAGGTGGTCGCACACGACGACGTGAGCGCCTCGGCCGCGGTGCGCACGCAGCCATTTTCGGTCAACAATCGGCCGCCGGTCTTCACCTCGCAGCCGATCGCGCCGACGCAACGCGACCTGGTGTTCCAATATCACGCGGTCGCCAACGATCCCGACGGAGATCCGCTCCGGTATGCGCTGGTAAGCGGGCCGACCGGCATGAACGTGGACCCGGACGGCACCACGACGTGGACGCTGCCGACGGGTGAGGATCGCCAGGGGGGCTTCCCGGTGAGCCTTAGCGCCACCGACTCGAAGGGCGGCGTCGCGACGCAGGACTTCACGATCCAGCTCACGCCGCTTCCCGCCAAGAAGTAG
- a CDS encoding PPC domain-containing protein, with product MHAPHRALLTVSMLLALSAPAFAADTKAIEATEKYWNPLRSGAHILADVPEAEPNNSLATAQLLDCGNTLRPASIGAPADTDYVYFTATAGTIITVGTDADGATGQVGDTRIRLFDASGAVLASDDDSGPGLYSLLTFTATYTGTYYVGFAAYSATASGGYQGFINCAAPQPPPANDQCAGAILLNCGDINISGTTDYATNDYTPLASGTGGCTGYTALGKDVAYLLNVGPGDSLAVSYTSTADGSIYIITDCSSPTTSCVAGKDASLTGQAETLNYKFTAAGLYYLILDNYGTNASGPFTLTGQLICVPPVGTVPRSWGQVKTLYR from the coding sequence ATGCATGCACCTCATCGCGCCCTGCTCACCGTCTCGATGTTGCTCGCGCTCTCGGCCCCGGCATTCGCGGCCGACACCAAGGCCATCGAGGCCACCGAGAAGTACTGGAACCCGCTTCGCTCCGGCGCGCACATACTGGCCGACGTGCCCGAGGCCGAGCCGAACAACAGCCTCGCCACGGCGCAGCTGCTCGACTGCGGCAATACCCTGCGCCCCGCGTCCATCGGAGCTCCCGCCGACACCGACTATGTCTACTTCACCGCCACCGCCGGCACCATCATCACGGTGGGCACCGACGCCGACGGCGCCACGGGTCAGGTCGGCGACACGCGCATCCGGCTGTTCGATGCCAGCGGCGCGGTGCTCGCGAGCGACGATGACTCGGGTCCCGGGCTGTACTCGCTGCTGACCTTCACCGCGACCTACACCGGCACCTACTACGTCGGCTTCGCCGCCTACAGCGCAACGGCGAGCGGCGGCTACCAGGGCTTCATCAACTGCGCGGCCCCGCAGCCTCCGCCGGCCAACGATCAGTGCGCCGGTGCGATCCTGCTCAATTGCGGCGACATCAACATCTCGGGAACCACCGATTACGCGACCAACGACTACACGCCGCTGGCGTCGGGCACCGGCGGTTGCACCGGGTACACGGCGCTCGGCAAGGACGTTGCCTACCTGCTGAACGTGGGGCCGGGTGACTCGCTGGCCGTGAGCTACACCTCGACCGCAGACGGGTCGATCTACATCATCACCGACTGCTCGTCACCGACCACTTCGTGTGTGGCCGGCAAGGACGCCTCGCTGACCGGCCAGGCCGAGACTTTGAACTACAAGTTCACTGCCGCCGGCCTGTACTACCTGATCCTCGACAACTACGGCACCAACGCCAGCGGACCATTCACCCTCACCGGGCAGTTGATCTGCGTGCCGCCGGTAGGGACCGTGCCCCGCTCATGGGGGCAGGTGAAGACTCTGTACCGCTGA
- a CDS encoding PilC/PilY family type IV pilus protein → MRRSTLVLSVAFAAALVMGSANLAGAATCQVPLAIGTAGSDANVLILQDNSGSMNEALQSSAYNPNTHYSGNFSNGTDYNISSSGTYSPRSFNSHWATTPTAFLVTSDQGEAGVYHGNYLNWIFYNATAAQRSAIPTVTRIQSSKATVNAVLSAVTGCRFGLEIFNGDNGGTILCPLGTAVSTIQTSESAIDANAWTPLAEASVTALNYYKTAGANPTIQSACQKNFLIIVTDGLPTHDTSMPPYITDANHNGYYLDDVAKYLYRNDMRADLDGIQNVAVFTVGFNVDDGSLLQTTADLGGGEYYSVTDGASLQSALLHDFSVIAARVSAGAAVSVVASEDRTNNRLYRARYESQTWKGYLESFNLPYHAGDASLWDAGAQLAARDPSTRTLLTSSTGTNTYAFSTANSATLRTLMGAPDTATCNKIIRYTQGMQFTGTRDRSGWKLGDIVDAAPVSVGRPNSFNSFLNYPAFRAAKFNRSEKVYVAANDGMLHCVDAATGAESWAYVPKNLLPKLADLMDPSYCHEYFLNMTPAVYDIYVGGAWKTMLIGGEAQGGSTLFALDVTSPAPDTVSVMWDINIAALKGSWNSPSLVRDKHSDSYMLCVGTGYDTTTAQTNLIVLNPADGSTLNTIALGSPVAGNKTTKATVIDKDFDGYDDLMYLGDLAGNIWRVDLTANPWTVTKLINVGQPIQAPPILTLDNMNRVMVFFGTGKYLTMSDPASTAQQSIYGVVDDDSGNTVALTDLVDQSTTIHSFANTTRGWFLNMTNDTGERVTHTAALVAGTLYVPSFRPNSTACTGGGQSWLYSLDYKDGSAPDHNNGTANNVTTGRSQSMGDGILADPSVDLLSEQVILQSSNAVLMTEDISAGVKKLVVHSWRQRWN, encoded by the coding sequence ATGCGGCGTTCCACTCTAGTGCTTTCCGTTGCCTTCGCGGCGGCCCTGGTCATGGGCTCCGCGAATCTGGCGGGCGCTGCGACCTGTCAGGTGCCGCTGGCGATCGGCACGGCCGGTTCCGACGCGAACGTGCTCATTCTGCAGGACAACTCCGGCAGCATGAACGAGGCGCTGCAGTCGAGCGCCTACAATCCGAACACTCACTACTCGGGCAACTTCTCGAACGGGACCGACTACAACATCTCGAGCTCCGGCACGTACTCGCCCAGGAGCTTCAATTCCCACTGGGCGACCACGCCTACGGCCTTCCTGGTCACCAGCGATCAGGGCGAGGCGGGCGTGTATCACGGCAATTACCTCAACTGGATCTTCTACAACGCCACCGCCGCCCAGCGATCGGCGATCCCGACCGTGACCCGCATCCAGTCCTCGAAGGCGACCGTCAACGCGGTGCTGTCGGCCGTCACCGGCTGCCGGTTCGGGCTCGAGATCTTCAACGGGGACAACGGCGGTACGATTCTTTGCCCGCTGGGCACCGCGGTCAGCACCATTCAGACTTCGGAGAGCGCCATCGACGCGAACGCCTGGACGCCGCTCGCCGAGGCTTCGGTCACCGCGCTCAACTACTACAAGACCGCGGGCGCGAATCCGACCATCCAGTCGGCCTGCCAGAAGAACTTCCTGATCATCGTGACGGACGGCCTGCCGACCCACGACACCAGCATGCCGCCCTACATCACCGACGCCAATCACAACGGCTACTACCTGGATGACGTGGCCAAGTATCTCTACCGGAACGACATGCGCGCCGATCTCGACGGCATCCAGAACGTCGCGGTGTTCACGGTCGGCTTCAACGTCGACGATGGCTCGCTGCTCCAGACCACGGCGGACCTGGGCGGTGGCGAGTACTACAGCGTGACCGACGGCGCGAGCCTGCAGTCCGCTCTGCTGCACGACTTCAGCGTGATCGCGGCGCGCGTCTCGGCTGGCGCGGCGGTGTCGGTGGTGGCCTCCGAGGACCGCACCAACAACCGCCTCTATCGCGCGCGTTACGAGTCCCAGACCTGGAAGGGTTATCTCGAGTCCTTCAACCTGCCCTACCACGCGGGCGACGCTTCGCTGTGGGATGCCGGCGCTCAGCTGGCGGCGCGCGATCCGAGCACCCGCACCCTTCTGACCTCGAGCACCGGCACCAACACCTACGCCTTCAGTACCGCCAACTCGGCGACGCTGAGGACGCTGATGGGCGCCCCGGATACCGCGACCTGCAACAAGATCATCCGCTACACGCAGGGCATGCAGTTCACCGGCACCCGCGATCGCTCCGGCTGGAAGCTGGGCGATATCGTGGACGCCGCGCCGGTATCGGTGGGACGACCCAACTCGTTCAACAGCTTCCTGAACTATCCGGCGTTCCGCGCCGCCAAGTTCAACCGGTCGGAAAAGGTGTACGTCGCCGCGAACGACGGCATGCTCCACTGCGTCGACGCCGCCACGGGCGCCGAATCGTGGGCCTACGTGCCCAAGAATCTGCTGCCCAAGCTGGCGGATCTCATGGATCCGTCCTACTGCCACGAGTACTTCCTCAACATGACGCCGGCCGTCTATGACATCTACGTCGGCGGCGCGTGGAAGACGATGCTGATCGGTGGCGAGGCGCAGGGCGGCAGCACGCTGTTCGCTCTCGATGTCACCAGCCCGGCTCCCGACACGGTCAGCGTCATGTGGGATATCAACATCGCGGCGCTCAAGGGTTCGTGGAACAGCCCATCGCTGGTGCGCGACAAGCATAGCGACTCCTACATGCTGTGCGTGGGCACCGGCTACGACACCACGACCGCTCAGACCAACCTGATCGTCCTCAACCCGGCCGACGGCTCGACCTTGAACACCATCGCGCTCGGCTCGCCGGTGGCCGGCAACAAGACCACCAAGGCGACCGTCATCGACAAGGACTTCGACGGCTACGACGACCTGATGTATCTGGGCGACCTCGCCGGCAACATCTGGCGCGTGGATCTGACCGCGAACCCGTGGACCGTGACGAAGCTCATCAACGTCGGACAGCCGATCCAGGCTCCCCCGATCCTGACGCTCGACAACATGAATCGGGTGATGGTGTTCTTCGGAACCGGCAAGTACCTCACGATGAGCGACCCGGCCAGCACCGCACAACAGTCGATCTACGGCGTCGTGGATGACGACTCGGGCAATACCGTCGCGCTGACGGACCTGGTGGACCAGAGCACGACGATCCACTCGTTCGCCAATACCACGCGCGGCTGGTTCCTCAACATGACCAACGACACGGGCGAACGCGTGACCCACACGGCGGCGCTGGTCGCCGGCACCCTGTACGTGCCCTCGTTCCGCCCGAACTCCACGGCCTGCACCGGTGGTGGACAGTCGTGGCTCTACAGCCTGGACTACAAGGACGGCTCGGCGCCGGATCACAACAACGGTACGGCCAACAACGTGACCACCGGCCGCTCTCAGTCGATGGGCGACGGCATCCTCGCCGACCCGTCGGTCGACTTGCTGAGCGAGCAGGTGATCCTGCAGTCGTCCAATGCCGTGTTGATGACCGAAGACATCAGCGCCGGAGTGAAGAAGCTGGTCGTGCACTCGTGGCGCCAGAGGTGGAATTGA